Proteins encoded by one window of Yamadazyma tenuis chromosome 2, complete sequence:
- the MNN4 gene encoding mannosyltransferase (COG:S; EggNog:ENOG503NUSZ) encodes MADYDLLAIDITNGAATAYFGRLFKAFGETSVQEKVDFDIEVDNIFNTKQKVDVEDKFWIVNYNLADHSSVTIPEYYTADYSGLVPDVQPFDPRFTISAYLGYLRRQLEAHPRSLVDVPFHWGDWVDLSVLDAYLLAPDAKKPDCSFLDSRKGEEEMNEANAEKNRLEQQQEEELEKEVQKQLEEEKQAQATAATGSAYVGVEDDTTDNSADKDDSKEDSHGDSQGDSQDDSKKDSHGDSHGDSQGDSKEDSKEDSKEDYQGDSQEDSKEDSQGDSKDKRDVSLAKRIAPPRDPREYCVSNHELPTTHNDGNSLRPGFNVFENPGRVPERTGIIVGKSYLYSYAPPPISIVFLTEKGSWNVTTKVQKNGLLTNGIVHDHLRLGGGRTFDLYTEQAQLAASSPPNHHWVIDDYEVALKPEDFDVDFDEVISDLVDRTRKGKRLTSSELTYMQSLQYSKHVVANGGPPKYFYESRLWGTHVGDHYDWRFFAGIIHGTYEQTLTLHHLVRAFLAFCRTHGVNVWVAHGSLLSWYWNGVAFPWDNDIDVQMPLRDLHKMSRDFNQTLVVEDLRHGVGRYFLDCGTFITLRERGNGNNNIDARFIDVDSGLYIDITGLALSASRTPDRYTSKLPEVWKVEENSESFKQANNLLQVYNCRNNHFSNLNELSPLVRSSVEGESAYVPRRFTSPLEVEYKKGTLSKYFRSHVFLPQLRLWVHETDLYYFLTDREKWTQYHDFQKNYVESGVEGAQVEPYQLTSQEKKKLQIEAKLRQQQGEKTEPNPQLETARLSVNDVELVVQLPRAELLDLLKKDEILMEYVSTREFTGFHEMEMERLMVDKSTRMLIESRGGFEPMKIDPFYFKVLVNYLNYDQEVARVLGLNEIYQQSGNEETENEDEKKTNDKDEKKGR; translated from the coding sequence AGTCGACGTGGAAGACAAGTTTTGGATCGTAAACTACAACCTTGCAGACCATCTGCTGGTGACGATTCCTGAGTATTATACTGCTGACTACTCAGGCTTAGTACCAGACGTTCAGCCGTTTGACCCCCGGTTCACCATTTCTGCGTACTTGGGGTATCTTCGCCGCCAGTTGGAGGCCCATCCGCGGTCTTTGGTTGACGTACCGTTCCACTGGGGTGACTGGGTTGACCTTCTGGTGTTGGATGCATATCTTTTGGCACCCGACGCTAAGAAACCTGATTGCAGCTTTTTGGACTCACGAAAGGGCGAAGAGGAGATGAATGAGGCCAACGCAGAGAAGAACCGACTTGAGCAGCAGCAGGAAGAGGAGCTTGAGAAGGAGGTCCAGAAGCAGTTGGAGGAGGAAAAGCAGGCGCAGGCCACTGCTGCCACCGGCTCCGCCTACGTCGGTGTCGAGGACGACACCACCGACAACTCTGCCGACAAAGACgactccaaagaagactcCCATGGTGACTCCCAAGGCGACTCCCAAGACGACTCCAAAAAAGACTCCCATGGTGACTCCCATGGTGACTCCCAAGGCgactccaaagaagactccaaagaagactccaaagaagactACCAAGGCGACTCCCAAGAAgactccaaagaagactcCCAAGGCGACTCCAAAGACAAAAGAGACGTTTCGCTCGCTAAGCGGATTGCACCACCCCGGGACCCTAGAGAATACTGTGTCTCGAATCACGAGCTCCCTACCACCCATAACGACGGTAACTCGCTCCGCCCCGGGTTCAACGTGTTTGAAAACCCGGGCCGCGTGCCTGAACGCACCGGAATCATCGTCGGTAAGCTGTACTTGTACTCTTATGCCCCTCCACCCATTTCCATTGTGTTTCTCACCGAGAAAGGATCGTGGAACGTTACTACCAAAGTACAAAAGAATGGTCTCCTTACCAATGGAATCGTCCACGACCACCTCAGATTGGGTGGTGGTCGTACTTTTGATTTGTACACCGAACAAGCCCAGTTGGCCGCCTCATCACCTCCCAACCACCACTGGGTGATTGACGACTACGAGGTGGCCCTCAAGCCCGAGGACTTCGATGTGGACTTCGATGAGGTGATCAGTGACTTGGTTGACCGCACTCGTAAAGGCAAGCGTCTCACGTCGAGCGAGTTAACTTACATGCAGCTGCTCCAGTATTCCAAGCACGTGGTGGCCAACGGCGGGCCACCCAAGTACTTCTACGAGCTGCGTCTCTGGGGCACCCATGTGGGTGACCACTACGACTGGCGGTTTTTTGCGGGGATTATCCACGGAACCTATGAACAGACCCTTACGCTCCACCATTTGGTACGGGCCTTTTTGGCCTTCTGCCGAACCCATGGGGTCAACGTGTGGGTGGCCCATGGATCATTGCTCAGTTGGTACTGGAACGGAGTGGCATTCCCATGGGATAACGATATCGACGTACAAATGCCCTTGCGAGACTTGCACAAGATGTCCCGCGACTTCAACCAGACGTTGGTGGTAGAAGACCTTCGTCACGGGGTGGGCCGGTACTTCCTCGACTGTGGAACCTTCATCACCTTGAGAGAAAGGGGAAACGGTAATAACAATATTGATGCTCGGTTCATCGATGTGGATAGCGGACTCTATATTGACATCACGGGATTGGCATTGCTGGCCTCTCGGACACCCGACCGGTACACCTCCAAGTTACCAGAGGTGTGGAAGGTGGAGGAGAACTCCGAGTCGTTCAAACAGGCCAACAACTTATTGCAGGTGTACAACTGTCGGAATAACCATTTCAGCAACTTGAACGAGCTCAGTCCATTGGTGCGGTCGAGTGTAGAAGGAGAATCTGCCTATGTGCCACGTCGGTTCACGCTGCCCCTCGAAGTCGAGTACAAGAAGGGTACTCTCCTGAAGTACTTCAGAAGCCATGTGTTTCTTCCACAGCTTCGGCTATGGGTCCATGAGACTGACCTTTACTACTTTCTCACCGACCGCGAAAAATGGACGCAATACCACGATTTCCAGAAGAACTACGTGGAGCTGGGGGTGGAGGGCGCGCAGGTCGAGCCATACCAGTTGACATcccaagagaagaagaagttgcaaaTCGAGGCCAAGCTCAGACAGCAGCAGGGTGAAAAAACCGAGCCTAACCCCCAGTTGGAAACCGCTCGGTTGAGCGTAAACGACgtggagttggtggtgcAGTTACCGCGTGCAGAGCTCTTGGACCTTCTTAAGAAGGATGAGATTCTCATGGAGTACGTGTCGACACGTGAGTTCACCGGGTTTCATGAAATGGAGATGGAAAGACTTATGGTGGATAAGCTGACGCGGATGTTGATTGAGTCTCGCGGTGGATTTGAGCCCATGAAGATTGATCCGTTTTACTTTAAGGTATTGGTGAACTATTTGAATTACGACCAGGAGGTGGCGCGGGTGTTGGGATTGAACGAGATATACCAGCAGCTGGGGAATGAGGAGACGGAGAATGAGGAcgagaagaagacaaaTGACAAAGACGAGAAAAAAGGACGTTAG
- the CBF1 gene encoding basic helix-loop-helix protein (BUSCO:EOG09263P17; EggNog:ENOG503P143; COG:K), with protein MSKRPSEQDPDPEKKFKHDNVESVGNNGHVDDGNGDGDGDGDSGNGNESTSSSTSASTSSPHQSAPKQASQTDISLTASSALSALQATSPPVPTTLPPASKPEHGSDEWHRLRKESHKEVERRRRENINGGIRELAGLIPTSDTNKAQILQRAIEYIKRLKENETNNIEKWTLEKLLTEQAVSELDASNTKLKQELERAYREIEQLKRELSNE; from the coding sequence ATGAGTAAACGGCCAAGCGAGCAGGATCCCGATCCTGAAAAGAAGTTTAAGCACGATAACGTCGAGTCCGTTGGCAACAACGGCCACGTGGATGACGGTAACGGTGACGGTGATGGTGACGGTGACAGTGGTAATGGAAATGAAAGTACCAGTCTGTCAACCAGTGCGTCAACCCTGTCACCGCACCAATCAGCTCCTAAACAGGCCTCTCAAACAGATATTTCATTAACAGCCCTGTCAGCTTTACTGGCACTCCAGGCAACTTCACCACCTGTCCCTACCACGCTCCCGCCCGCGTCTAAACCCGAACATGGTAGTGACGAATGGCACCGGTTACGCAAGGAAAGCCATAAAGAAGTCGAGCGGCGGCGGCGGGAAAACATCAACGGTGGAATCCGCGAGTTGGCAGGCTTGATTCCTACCAGTGACACAAACAAGGCCCAGATTTTGCAGAGAGCCATTGAGTATATTAAGAGACTTAAGGAAAATGAAACCAATAATATCGAGAAATGGACGCTTGAAAAGCTTTTGACAGAGCAGGCGGTCAGTGAGTTGGATGcatccaacaccaagttaAAACAGGAGTTGGAGCGGGCGTATAGGGAGATTGAGCAGTTGAAAAGAGAGTTGTCAAATGAGTAG
- the ATM1 gene encoding Iron-sulfur clusters transporter atm1, mitochondrial (EggNog:ENOG503NUAA; COG:Q) → MFSSTRKTMEAAKNGAAGGDAPKSTPGTTATVKKDTVPPKSGSLFGQSISTSQSQMLRSLLMTIWPKNNPRFRIRVVVALALLIAAKLLNVQVPFFFKSIIDGMNVDWSDGVGIGGSVVAALVFAYGGARFGAVLFGELRNAIFASVAQTAIRRVALNTFERLLNMDLQFHLSRQTGGLTRAIDRGTKGISYVLNALVFHIIPITFEISVVCSVLTYNYGASFAAVTFFTMLAYSVFTIRTTAWRTRFRREANNADNQAGSVALDSLINFEAVKYFNNEGFQAYKYDAALTKYQNASIKVATSLAFLNSGQNLIFSSALTAMMYMGCSGVAGGSLSVGDLVLINQLVFQLSMPLNFLGSVYRELKQSLLDMENLFQLQSHHIEIVDAPGAKDLVLDPKNPGEIRFENVSFGYHPDRPILQNATFTIPAGQKVAVVGPSGSGKSTILRLVFRFYDVSSGRILIDGQDIRTVKLQSLREKLGIVPQDTPLFNDTIYENVRYGRLDASEAEINEAIQRVQLDQLVSQLPDGIRTVVGERGMMVSGGEKQRLAIARLLLKKSPITFFDEATSALDTHTEQNLLKVIRTVFKDTRNTNVSIAHRLRTIADSDKIIVLRQGQVVEEGSHLELLQKDGLYADLWNVQESLDMEQELVQENIENEKQL, encoded by the coding sequence ATGTTTAGCTCCACCAGGAAGACGATGGAAGCCGCTAAGAATGGTGCTGCTGGCGGCGACGCTCCCAAAAGCACCCCTGGAACCACTGCCACTGTCAAAAAAGATACAGTCCCACCCAAGTCCGGATCGTTGTTTGGCCAATCCATCTCAACCTCCCAGTCTCAGATGCTCCGGTCCCTCCTCATGACCATCTGGCCCAAAAACAACCCTCGTTTTCGCATACGGGTGGTGGTGGCTCTTGCTCTCCTCATCGCCGCCAAGCTCCTCAACGTCCAAGTGCcgtttttcttcaaaagtatCATCGACGGCATGAATGTCGATTGGAGCGACGGGGTAGGCATTGGTGGCAGCGTGGTGGCGGCCCTTGTGTTCGCGTACGGGGGCGCCCGGTTCGGGGCAGTGTTGTTTGGCGAGCTTCGTAACGCCATCTTCGCATCGGTGGCCCAGACCGCCATCCGCCGTGTGGCTCTCAACACGTTCGAACGGTTGTTGAACATGGACCTCCAGTTCCACCTTCTGCGCCAAACCGGAGGCCTCACACGGGCCATTGATCGAGGCACCAAGGGGATTTCGTACGTGTTAAATGCATTGGTATTTCATATCATCCCcatcacctttgaaatTTCCGTCGTGTGTAGCGTCTTGACCTACAACTACGGGGCGCTGTTTGCGGCCGTGACCTTCTTCACCATGTTGGCGTACTCGGTGTTTACCATCCGTACCACTGCCTGGCGGACCCGGTTCCGGCGGGAGGCCAATAACGCTGATAACCAAGCTGGTAGTGTGGCATTGGACtcgttgatcaacttcGAGGCCGTCAAGTATTTCAACAACGAGGGCTTCCAGGCATACAAGTATGATGCGGCTCTCACCAAGTACCAGAATGCCTCTATCAAGGTGGCCACCTCGTTGGCGTTTCTCAACTCAGGGCAGAACCTCATTTTCAGCTCCGCCTTGACGGCCATGATGTATATGGGGTGTCTGGGAGTTGCTGGTGGCCTGTTGAGTGTCGGtgacttggtgttgatcaaccagCTTGTGTTTCAGCTTCTGATGcccttgaacttcttgggatCCGTGTACAGAGAGCTTAAGCAGTCCTTGTTAGATATGGAGAACTTATTCCAGCTCCAGAGCCATCACATCGAAATTGTGGATGCCCCGGGAGCCAAGGACTTGGTGCTAGACCCCAAGAATCCTGGTGAAATCCGCTTTGAAAACGTCAGTTTTGGCTACCATCCCGACAGACCTATTCTCCAGAATGCCACATTCACGATCCCTGCCGGCCAGAAGGTGGCAGTAGTGGGACCCAGTGGCAGTGGGAAATCTACCATCTTGCGGTTGGTGTTCCGGTTCTACGACGTGTCTAGTGGGCGAATCCTCATTGATGGGCAGGACATTCGAACCGTCAAGTTGCAGTCATTGCGGGAGAAGTTGGGGATCGTGCCCCAGGACACACCACTCTTCAATGATACCATTTACGAGAATGTTCGGTATGGACGTCTTGATGCCAGTGAGGCCGAAATCAACGAAGCCATCCAAAGGGTCCAGCTTGACCAGTTGGTTTCGCAACTTCCCGATGGAATCCGCACCGTGGTGGGGGAGAGAGGTATGATGGTTTCGGGTGGAGAGAAACAGCGTCTTGCTATTGCCCGTCTTTTGCTCAAAAAACTGCCTATCAccttctttgatgaagcaACAAGTGCATTGGATACTCACACGGAGCAGAACCTTTTGAAGGTTATCCGTACCGTGTTTAAAGACACCCGCAACACCAACGTCCTGATTGCACACCGATTACGGACCATTGCCGACAGCGACAAGATCATTGTGTTGAGGCAAGGACaggtggttgaagaagggCTGCACTtggaacttcttcaaaaagacGGCTTATATGCGGATCTTTGGAATGTCCAGGAGAGTTTGGACATGGAGCAGGAGTTGGTGCAAGAGAATATCGAAAACGAGAAGCAGTTGTAG
- a CDS encoding uncharacterized protein (EggNog:ENOG503NV4Z; COG:E,O; MEROPS:MER0001525), with the protein MSDSLVATNRWVPEKYNVLLDVDVHKPNFHGALEFVLKNSTTSAHSQPFHLVLHAAKLVVLGATVNGHVVQVKNNPTNTTVELSSDSLPPADYTGSLVHIKYLGTIKTLNSFEQTKGVFKFEIDDRVLIATQTQPSFARMIYPCIDEPAFKVPMKLTVKTAKGLQVVGNNAVESEEVDPTGGTKTVSFVATPPMLSSNFAFTIGDLQYVESTKTSVPIRVYCLREFGIKAPQVLAIAEKLVPLLTSRFGSFPLQKLDIIGVPYLTEGAMENWGAITVMQDYLFKDDVLQTQQLVAHELVHQWIGNLVSFDDWKYVWLNESFATFFGNHFVSIIDPSYSFVEELIDMSGRMVRTGDVNIQKFMNGVRLTGDTTTGELFNHQVYEKGILMLRMIGNILDPNTIDNFEVFLASMSKFVEAHRFESIKASEIWQFFLQEFDIDLLTFVSMWIRYDKFPFIQVSQKNGELVIEQAQSKPYQFPLVVSTTERDYQFYIKDKTTKVKLDEQVVAVNKHRVALVKQDISKKLVKDLEPHLGRLDALSYLIDYPDSGSGVHQMLQGVLRKQTK; encoded by the coding sequence ATGTCTGATTCGCTTGTGGCCACCAACAGGTGGGTGCCAGAGAAGTACAACGTGCTTTTAGATGTCGACGTTCACAAACCCAACTTCCATGGGGCCTTGGAATTTGTGCTCAAGAATTCTACCACCAGTGCCCACTCGCAGCCCTTCCACCTCGTGTTACACGCcgccaagttggtggtgctCGGGGCCACGGTCAACGGTCACGTGGTACAGGTCAAGAACAATCCCACCAATACCACCGTCGAGTTGTCAAGCGACCTGTTGCCCCCCGCCGATTATACGGGCAGTTTGGTGCACATCAAGTATTTGGGcaccatcaaaaccttgaaCTCGTTCGAACAGACCAAGGGagttttcaagtttgaaatcgacGACAGGGTGCTCATCGCCACGCAGACTCAGCCGCTGTTTGCACGGATGATATACCCGTGTATTGACGAGCCAGCGTTCAAAGTTCCGATGAAATTGACCGTCAAAACCGCCAAAGGGCTCCAAGTGGTGGGCAACAACGCGGTGGAGTCAGAGGAAGTTGACCCCACGGGTGGCACCAAGACCGTCTCGTTTGTGGCTACCCCACCAATGTTATCGTCGAATTTTGCCTTTACTATTGGGGATTTGCAGTATGTGGAGTCGACCAAGACTTCCGTGCCAATTCGCGTCTACTGTCTCCGTGAGTTCGGGATCAAGGCTCCTCAGGTCCTCGCCATTGCCGAGAAGTTGGTACCGCTCTTGACCAGCCGGTTCGGGTCCTTTCCGTTGCAGAAGTTAGATATCATCGGGGTGCCGTACTTGACAGAAGGGGCGATGGAGAATTGGGGGGCCATTACGGTGATGCAAGActacttgttcaaggacGACGTGCTACAGACGCAGCAGTTGGTGGCGCACGAGCTTGTGCACCAGTGGATCGGGAACTTGGTGCTGTTTGACGACTGGAAGTACGTTTGGTTGAACGAATCGTTCGCGACGTTTTTTGGCAACCATTTTGTGAGCATCATTGATCCCTCCTACAGTTTTGTAGAGGAGTTGATAGACATGAGCGGACGCATGGTGCGCACGGGAGATGTCAACATCCAGAAGTTCATGAACGGGGTGAGACTCACGGGTgacaccaccaccggcgAGTTGTTCAATCATCAGGTGTATGAGAAGGGTATCTTGATGTTGCGAATGATAGGCAATATTTTGGATCCCAACACCATCGACAACTTCGAGGTGTTTTTGGCAAGCATGAgcaagtttgtggaggcCCATAGGTTTGAGTCGATCAAGGCCAGTGAGATCTGGCAGTTTTTCTTGCAGGAATTCGATATCGATTTGCTCACGTTTGTAAGTATGTGGATTCGGTATGACAAGTTTCCCTTCATCCAGGTGTCGCAGAAGAATGGAGAGTTGGTGATTGAGCAGGCCCAGAGCAAGCCGTACCAGTTTCCACTCGTGGTATCCACCACCGAGAGGGACTACCAATTTTATATCAAGgacaaaaccaccaaagtgAAGCTTGACGAGCAGGTGGTGGCAGTGAACAAGCACCGGGTTGCTCTTGTGAAGCAGGACATCTCGAAGAAGCTTgtgaaggacttggagcCGCACTTGGGACGTCTCGATGCGTTGAGTTATCTTATTGACTATCCTGATAGCGGCAGTGGAGTTCACCAGATGCTCCAGGGAGTTTTACGGAAGCAAACAAAGTAG
- a CDS encoding pantothenate kinase (COG:H; BUSCO:EOG09262IP2; EggNog:ENOG503NWGY) has protein sequence MSPQDQINLDVVGRGTIRIDCSGAYIANDQLVAASDEPASSTSPSPENSDPEFDNDPNDPEDITGIPHNITLPKHNSEVIHISVDIGGTLTKLVYFTRSKKINHQLKGGKLHFKDFQTENFSTEVLAFMLKLIKRSLDKEKLPPITYIMATGGGAHKFYATMTKRFAKNKLPVEIIATDEMECLIKGLDWLITKIPNEIFIYDLEDNETKFISSPYTHDQQIYPYLLVNIGSGVSMIKVTGPGPNGFERIGGSSLGGGTLWGLLSLLTEAKDYNEMLEMASRGNNENIDLLIRDIYGGSYNKIGLKSNHIASSFAKVFKKLRFNKDLSTSTPAEKLAQFKGEDIARSLLYSVSNNIGQISYLQALRFNLKRIYFGGSYISGHKQTIHTLSYAVNFWSQGDMKSYFLRHEGYLGSVGASTYLYATQPHSSPIHTLHSEWLDSNQNSPINSPSKDPKMSVTVTQNYQTPVKPKVTAYMTPDTDNKTSSININERLLSRSSSTSQLVDDSTSAESSQLVHKPATAIPTMDIFWAMLNNITGKDKMAKVGQYLLRLLIYHANQTKDYLSDETINIGSIDKSYNDRSKKLNLIANFVRHPVDFARIVVILVCSRFSTRFQGMVNGLSTYRQFLRFGKTPFRVRDLATKLQDAFAHNTINSTALTKKTLGEVIGLYYGFNDECLLLYKLGLLTNKSFKKVVSRHESLAWYYDSILGIYTAVDAINTLSQQEMDLKIQIQVKNKAKLLSKQILGLKSNSDTSSLASLLNESSNSRNHDAESLKQIQFQKFNAYLDLYKWMSDFVFDSYTVFHMKLPFNTLQIWFGLIASSLSTFKIYRETSVKMAAKK, from the exons ATGTCTCCACAAGACCAAATAAACTTGGACGTAGTGGGCCGTGGTACCATCCGCATCGACTGCTCGGGCGCCTACATCGCCAACGACCAGCTCGTAGCGGCGCTGGATGAGCCGGCGTCATCAACGTCGCCGTCACCTGAAAATTCGGATCCTGAATTCGATAATGACCCCAACGACCCCGAAGACATCACAGGAATCCCCCACAACATCACCTTACCCAAACATAACTCGGAGGTGATACATATCTCCGTCGACATCGGTGGAACCTTGACCAAGCTCGTGTATTTCACCCGCAGCAAGAAGATTAATCACCAGTTGAAAGGAGGAAAGTTGCATTTCAAAGACTTTCAAACAGAAAACTTTTCCACCGAAGTGTTGGCATTTATGCTCAAGTTAATCAAGCGATCACTCGACAAGGAGAAGCTCCCGCCCATCACCTACATCATGGCCACCGGAGGTGGTGCCCATAAGTTCTACGCAACCATGACCAAAAGATTTGCCAAAAACAAACTCCCGGTGGAAATCATCGCCACCGACGAGATGGAGTGTTTAATTAAAGGGTTGGACTGGcttatcaccaagatcCCCAACGAGATTTTCATCTACGACTTGGAGGATAACGAAACCAAGTTCATCTCATCACCATACACCCACGACCAGCAGATCTACCCGTACTTACTTGTGAACATTGGCAGCGGAGTGCTGATGATCAAGGTGACGGGACCGGGGCCCAACGGGTTCGAGAGAATCGGTGGGTCGTCTCTTGGAGGAGGAACTCTCTGGGGACTCTTGTCACTTTTGACGGAAGCGAAAGACTATAACGAGATGTTGGAGATGGCATCACGAGGAAACAACGAGAACATCGACTTGTTGATCCGAGACATCTACGGTGGCAGCTACAACAAGATCGGCTTGAAGTCCAACCATATTGCCTCTTCGTTTGCCaaggtgttcaagaagCTACGGTTTAATAAAGATCTCTCCACCAGTACTCCGGCCGAAAAGTTGGCTCAGTTCAAAGGGGAGGATATTGCCCGGTCGTTGCTTTACCTGGTGTCGAACAACATTGGACAGATCAGTTATTTGCAGGCATTGCGGTttaatttgaagagaataTACTTTGGAGGCAGTTATATATCGGGGCATAAGCAGACGATTCACACCTTGAGTTATGCGGTGAATTTCTGGTCCCAGGGAGATATGAAGAGTTACTTTTTGAGGCACGAGGGATACTTGGGGTCGGTGGGGGC TTCCACCTATTTATACGCCACTCAACCCCATTCTAGTCCCATCCACACGCTACACTCCGAGTGGCTCGACTCCAACCAAAACTCGCCCATCAACTCGCCGTCCAAAGATCCAAAAATGTCGGTTACTGTCACCCAAAACTACCAAACCCCCGTCAAACCCAAGGTAACGGCGTATATGACTCCTGACACCGACAACAAGACCAGTTCCATCAATATCAACGAGCGTTTGCTCAGCCGAAGCTCGTCCACCAGTCAGTTGGTGGATGATTCTACTTCTGCTGAGTCTAGTCAACTTGTCCATAAACCTGCTACTGCCATACCGACAATGGATATCTTCTGGGCcatgttgaacaacatcaCCGGCAAGGACAAGATGGCCAAGGTGGGTCAGTATCTTTTGCGGTTGTTGATCTACCACGCTAACCAAACAAAAGACTATCTCAGTGATgaaaccatcaacatcGGTTCCATCGACAAAAGCTACAACGATCGCAgtaagaagttgaacttgatagCCAACTTTGTGCGGCATCCAGTGGATTTCGCCCGGATCgtggtgattttggtgtGTTCTCGGTTCTCTACCCGGTTCCAAGGTATGGTTAACGGGTTATCCACCTATAGACAGTTTCTTCGGTTTGGCAAAACTCCCTTCCGAGTGAGAGACTTGGCCACCAAGCTCCAAGATGCCTTTGCCCATAACACCATTAACAGCACCGCgttgacgaagaaaacgTTGGGAGAAGTCATCGGCTTATACTACGGGTTCAACGATGAGtgtttgttgttgtacAAGCTCGGgttgttgaccaacaagagcttcaagaaggtggtGTCCCGGCACGAGTCGTTGGCTTGGTACTATGACTCGATTTTGGGGATTTACACGGCGGTGGATgccatcaacaccttgagTCAGCAGGAGATGGACCTCAAGatccaaatccaagtcaaaAACAAGGCCAAGCTCCTCTCCAAGCAGATTCTTGGTCTCAAGCTGAACAGTGATACTTCTTCACTTGCAAGCTTGTTGAATGAAAGCTCCAACTCCCGTAACCATGATGCTGAGAGCCTTAAACAAATCCAGTTCCAAAAATTCAACGCTTATTTGGATCTTTACAAATGGATGTCGGactttgtgtttgactCGTACACGGTGTTCCACATGAAACTCCCGTTCAACACTCTCCAGATCTGGTTCGGGCTCATTGCCTCATCTTTGAGCACCTTCAAGATATACCGCGAAACGAGCGTGAagatggctgcaaaaaaatgA
- the cys12 gene encoding Cysteine synthase 2 (COG:E; EggNog:ENOG503NX2G), translated as MTTTSSILKLAAAVASSVYVLAQVAKIVRQGQNPRLTKLPPTSRGVESLVGNTPLIEIKSLSKLTGCRIYAKLELCNPAGSAKDRVALAIIRENEKSGKLTPHHGDIIFEGTSGSTGISFALLSNALGYHTHICLPDDTSDEKIKLLASLGAIIEPVKPASIVDPEQYVNAARARASAINDDQSDPRNAVFADQFENDFNWRVHYNTTGPEIWTQMQGRIDCFITGSGTGGTIAGVGRYLKEQDASVRVILADPQGSGLANRVNHGVMYDTVEKEGTRRRHQVDTLVEGIGLNRLTWNFQQGEKYIDSAVRVSDDQALKMARFLCENDGLFWGSSAAINCVAAVQTALTLGPGHQIVVVACDSGARHLSKFWAHAARLPADISLQDIV; from the coding sequence ATGACCACTACGAGTTCGATTCTCAAATTAGCAGCAGCAGTGGCTTCGTCGGTATACGTGCTAGCACAGGTGGCAAAGATTGTACGACAGGGGCAGAACCCCCGGCTAACGAAACTTCCGCCCACGTCCCGGGGGGTCGAGAGTCTCGTGGGGAACACTCCTTTAATCGAGATCAAATCCCTCTCCAAACTCACTGGGTGTCGAATCTACGCTAAGCTCGAGCTCTGCAACCCTGCCGGAAGCGCCAAGGATAGAGTGGCACTTGCCATAATCCGAGAAAATGAAAAGTCGGGCAAATTGACTCCCCACCACGGCGATATCATTTTTGAAGGCACATCTGGGTCAACAGGAATTTCGTTTGCTTTACTTTCCAATGCCCTCGGATACCATACACATATATGCTTACCAGATGATACCAGTGACGAAAAAATCAAGTTACTCGCCAGTTTGGGTGCTATCATTGAACCCGTCAAACCCGCATCGATTGTCGATCCCGAACAATACGTAAATGCAGCCCGAGCGAGAGCATCTGCTATTAATGACGACCAACTGGACCCTCGGAATGCTGTGTTTGCCGACCAGTTCGAAAACGACTTCAACTGGAGAGTTCACTACAATACTACCGGTCCTGAAATATGGACGCAAATGCAGGGTCGTATTGACTGCTTCATAACCGGTTCCGGTACCGGGGGGACTATTGCCGGAGTAGGTAGgtacttgaaagaacaGGATGCGTCTGTTAGGGTGATCTTGGCAGATCCACAAGGAAGTGGGTTGGCCAACCGTGTCAACCATGGCGTCATGTACGACACGGTCGAGAAGGAAGGCACGCGGCGGCGTCACCAGGTCGACACGTTGGTGGAAGGTATCGGGTTAAACCGTTTGACCTGGAACTTCCAGCAGGGTGAGAAGTACATCGACTCGGCGGTGCGAGTGTCAGACGACCAGGCATTGAAAATGGCCCGGTTTTTGTGCGAGAATGACGGGTTGTTCTGGGGGTCGTCTGCCGCCATCAACTGCGTGGCTGCGGTGCAGACGGCGTTGACGTTGGGTCCAGGCCACCAGATCGTCGTGGTGGCATGCGATTCTGGTGCCCGGCACTTGTCGAAGTTCTGGGCTCATGCTGCCCGTCTTCCTGCTGATATTTCTCTCCAGGATATTGTTTAA